Proteins encoded by one window of Gordonia jinghuaiqii:
- a CDS encoding TM2 domain-containing protein, translating into MTTPENSDDKPYDPFVKRPPPADQTPSAGPDAGYAAQQPGAGDFGTPPPQFGASQQFGDAQPYSAPPPPPYGAPQGYAAPQGYGAPQGYGAPTGYGYGGAPDPTAPYGRDPATGEPLSDKSKLVAGLLQIFLGTLGVGRFYIGDTKTGAIQLGLTIIGYITAIILIGVVIIFGVAVWALIDGIMMLTGSVRDKNGLKLGN; encoded by the coding sequence ATGACCACCCCGGAGAATTCCGACGACAAGCCGTACGACCCGTTCGTGAAACGGCCTCCGCCTGCCGACCAGACACCCTCGGCCGGACCCGACGCGGGCTATGCCGCGCAGCAGCCGGGTGCCGGCGACTTCGGGACCCCGCCGCCCCAGTTCGGGGCATCCCAGCAGTTCGGCGACGCACAGCCGTACTCGGCGCCGCCACCCCCGCCGTACGGGGCACCCCAGGGTTACGCGGCACCCCAGGGTTACGGGGCACCTCAGGGATACGGGGCACCCACCGGATACGGCTACGGCGGCGCCCCCGACCCCACCGCACCCTACGGGCGCGATCCCGCCACCGGTGAACCGCTCTCCGACAAGTCCAAGCTCGTCGCGGGTCTGCTGCAGATCTTCCTCGGCACCCTCGGCGTCGGACGCTTCTACATCGGCGACACCAAGACCGGCGCCATCCAGTTGGGGCTGACGATCATCGGGTACATCACCGCGATCATTCTCATCGGCGTCGTCATCATCTTCGGTGTCGCCGTGTGGGCCCTCATCGACGGGATCATGATGCTGACCGGCAGCGTGCGAGACAAGAACGGCCTCAAGCTCGGCAACTGA